In Enterobacter sp. 638, a single window of DNA contains:
- a CDS encoding PTS transporter subunit EIIC, translated as MKRAVNALQNFGKSLYGPVLILPIVGLFIAFGNVLGNGNLAEYLPFLGHPLIQNIGQLIAKSAVSVLVNLALVFAVGIPVGLAARDKGYAALIGLVTFVVFINAMNVTLQLQGELAPAEHMKAAGQSMVLGVQVLEMGVFAGILTGALSGYLYNKYSSVQFNGAMAIYSGHCFVAIIMLPVSMLLGVIMSELWPFAQHGISTMALAIKGSGPFGVAIYGFLERILVPTGLHHLVYTPFLYTELGGTQEVCGTTYQGARNIYFAEMACPDVKQLSSTVVWDARGISKMFGLPAAALAMYMTAKPERKAIAKAILIPAALTSLLVGVTEPIEFSFLFVAPLLFMVHAVLTGLGMMLFYLFGVHAIGANGIIDFILYNLPLGTEKSNWPMYIVVGLIMFALYFIVFRFLILRFNMKTPGREDDDQETRLYSKQEYQAKGNNDGLGESIVIGLGGRENIEVVDNCYTRLRVTVKDVAIIDEPRLKATGAKGIIKQGNNVQVVYGLHVKKMREAVETFL; from the coding sequence ATGAAACGAGCCGTGAACGCCCTACAAAACTTCGGAAAATCATTGTACGGACCGGTACTTATCTTACCCATTGTCGGTCTGTTCATCGCTTTCGGCAACGTGTTAGGTAACGGTAATCTTGCCGAGTACCTTCCGTTTCTGGGGCATCCGCTGATTCAAAATATCGGTCAGTTGATTGCCAAATCTGCCGTATCGGTGCTGGTAAACCTGGCGCTGGTGTTTGCCGTGGGGATCCCCGTAGGCCTTGCGGCGCGCGATAAAGGTTACGCCGCGTTAATTGGTCTGGTGACGTTTGTGGTGTTTATCAACGCCATGAATGTAACGCTTCAGTTGCAAGGGGAACTCGCGCCTGCGGAGCACATGAAAGCAGCCGGTCAAAGCATGGTGCTGGGCGTGCAGGTTCTGGAGATGGGTGTCTTCGCCGGGATCCTGACGGGTGCCCTGTCTGGATACCTGTACAACAAATATTCCAGCGTACAGTTTAACGGCGCGATGGCGATTTACTCCGGTCACTGTTTTGTCGCCATTATCATGCTGCCGGTCTCAATGCTGCTGGGCGTGATAATGAGCGAACTGTGGCCATTTGCTCAACACGGTATCAGCACGATGGCGCTGGCGATTAAAGGGTCCGGTCCGTTTGGCGTCGCCATCTACGGGTTCCTGGAGCGCATCCTGGTGCCGACCGGCCTCCATCACCTTGTCTACACCCCTTTCCTCTATACCGAACTGGGCGGCACGCAGGAAGTCTGCGGGACGACTTACCAGGGCGCGCGCAATATTTACTTTGCCGAGATGGCCTGCCCGGACGTGAAGCAACTCAGCAGCACCGTGGTGTGGGATGCGCGCGGCATCAGCAAAATGTTTGGTCTGCCCGCCGCGGCTCTGGCGATGTACATGACCGCTAAACCGGAGCGCAAAGCGATCGCCAAAGCGATTCTGATCCCGGCGGCACTGACGTCGCTGCTGGTGGGTGTCACCGAGCCCATTGAGTTTTCCTTCCTGTTTGTTGCCCCGCTGCTTTTCATGGTGCATGCGGTGCTGACCGGCCTCGGCATGATGCTGTTTTATCTGTTCGGCGTTCACGCCATCGGTGCCAACGGCATTATCGATTTCATTCTCTACAACCTGCCGCTTGGCACGGAGAAATCGAACTGGCCGATGTACATCGTGGTCGGGCTGATTATGTTCGCGCTCTATTTCATCGTGTTCCGTTTCCTGATTCTGCGCTTCAACATGAAGACGCCAGGTCGTGAAGACGATGATCAGGAGACCCGCCTGTACAGCAAGCAAGAGTATCAGGCGAAAGGCAATAACGACGGGCTGGGAGAATCCATTGTTATCGGCCTCGGCGGGCGAGAAAACATCGAAGTGGTGGATAACTGCTACACCCGACTGCGCGTCACCGTGAAAGATGTCGCCATTATTGATGAGCCGCGACTCAAGGCGACCGGCGCGAAGGGAATTATCAAACAAGGTAACAACGTTCAGGTGGTCTACGGGCTGCATGTCAAAAAAATGCGAGAAGCCGTTGAGACGTTTCTCTGA
- a CDS encoding 6-phospho-alpha-glucosidase — protein sequence MFKPPFILSIAGGGSTYTPGIVKSLMVQLQDFPLAEIRLYDIDAARQNTIAPVVEKVIRDHSQSIIFTVTDDPEVAFSGAHFVFAQMRVGQYKMREQDEKIPLRHGVVGQETCGPGGLAYGLRTILPMVELIDLVERFAHEKAWIVNYSNPAAIVAEGVRRLRPNARVLNICDMPVAAMRNMGAILGVDRHKLEVDYFGLNHFGWFTRVMVDGVDRLPELRSHIAKFGLLTEDAAKTDPQHSDPSWVKTWRNIKPIMDNFPDYLPNPYLQYYLMPNQIVEHQNPDYTRANEVMNGREKKLFAAAEEYKRTGILSDAFHVGVHGEFIVNVARSLAFNLRQRHLVMVENRGAITNLPYDAVVEVPAYITSEGPEPIRVGQVPLFHQTLLQQQLASEQLLVEATVEGSYEKALQAFTLNRTVPTMEHAKAILDDMIEANRDYWPALQKAWQDGEAVKK from the coding sequence ATGTTTAAACCCCCTTTTATTCTGTCCATCGCCGGTGGCGGCAGTACCTATACGCCTGGCATTGTGAAAAGCCTGATGGTGCAGTTACAGGACTTTCCGCTGGCAGAAATTCGCCTCTATGATATCGATGCGGCGCGCCAGAACACCATTGCGCCAGTCGTTGAAAAAGTCATACGCGATCACAGCCAGAGCATTATTTTCACCGTCACCGACGATCCAGAAGTGGCCTTCAGCGGCGCGCACTTTGTTTTTGCTCAGATGCGCGTGGGTCAGTACAAAATGCGCGAGCAGGATGAGAAGATCCCACTGCGTCACGGCGTAGTCGGCCAGGAAACCTGTGGGCCGGGTGGGCTTGCCTACGGACTGCGCACAATCCTGCCGATGGTGGAACTGATCGATCTTGTCGAGCGTTTCGCCCATGAGAAGGCCTGGATTGTGAACTACTCCAACCCGGCGGCGATTGTGGCAGAAGGTGTGCGCCGTCTGCGTCCGAACGCACGCGTGCTCAACATTTGCGATATGCCGGTGGCGGCGATGCGCAATATGGGGGCGATTTTGGGCGTCGATCGCCACAAACTGGAAGTCGATTACTTTGGCCTGAATCACTTCGGCTGGTTTACGCGCGTGATGGTGGACGGCGTCGACAGACTGCCGGAGTTGCGTAGCCATATCGCCAAATTTGGGTTGCTGACCGAAGACGCGGCCAAAACCGATCCGCAGCACTCCGATCCGTCATGGGTCAAAACCTGGCGCAACATTAAGCCGATCATGGATAATTTCCCGGACTATCTGCCGAATCCGTATCTGCAGTATTACCTGATGCCTAACCAGATCGTTGAACATCAGAACCCGGATTACACCCGCGCCAACGAAGTGATGAACGGGCGCGAGAAAAAGCTGTTCGCGGCTGCTGAAGAGTACAAGCGTACTGGCATTTTATCCGATGCGTTCCACGTCGGCGTTCACGGCGAGTTTATTGTGAATGTCGCTCGTTCGCTGGCGTTTAACCTGCGCCAGCGCCATCTGGTGATGGTCGAAAACCGTGGTGCGATCACCAATCTGCCTTACGATGCGGTTGTTGAAGTCCCGGCGTATATCACATCCGAAGGGCCAGAACCGATTCGCGTCGGGCAGGTGCCGCTGTTCCATCAGACTTTGCTGCAGCAGCAGCTTGCGTCTGAGCAACTGTTGGTCGAAGCCACTGTTGAAGGCAGCTACGAAAAAGCCCTGCAGGCCTTCACCCTGAACCGCACGGTGCCAACAATGGAACACGCGAAAGCGATTCTGGATGACATGATAGAAGCTAACCGGGACTACTGGCCTGCGCTGCAAAAAGCCTGGCAGGACGGCGAAGCGGTGAAAAAATAA
- the sseA gene encoding 3-mercaptopyruvate sulfurtransferase — MSTSYFVAADWLIEHSDDPEVQIIDARMAPPGQEHRDLTAEYRAGHLPGAVFFDIEALSDHTSSLPHMLPRPEAFAVAMRELGVNREKHLVVYDEGNLFSAPRAWWMLKAFGADNVSILAGGLAGWKRDELPLQQGDVALPEGDFDASLDAVQVKRLTDVLLASHEKTAQIVDARPAPRFNAQADEPRPGLKRGHIPGALNVPWGDLVFEGELKTTDELVEIFERQGVSLHLPIIASCGSGVTACVVILALATLGVSDVTLYDGAWSEWGARDDLPIEPTP; from the coding sequence ATGTCCACCTCATATTTTGTTGCAGCCGACTGGCTGATTGAACATAGCGACGATCCGGAAGTACAAATTATTGACGCCCGTATGGCACCTCCCGGTCAGGAGCACCGCGACCTCACCGCTGAATACCGCGCCGGACATCTGCCGGGCGCGGTATTTTTTGATATTGAAGCCCTGTCCGATCACACCTCCTCGCTTCCCCATATGCTCCCGCGCCCGGAGGCCTTTGCCGTGGCCATGCGCGAGCTGGGCGTGAATCGTGAAAAACATCTGGTCGTGTACGACGAAGGGAATCTGTTCTCCGCCCCGCGTGCATGGTGGATGCTGAAAGCCTTTGGTGCTGACAACGTGTCTATTCTGGCGGGCGGTCTCGCGGGCTGGAAGCGTGATGAATTGCCCTTGCAACAGGGTGACGTTGCGCTGCCTGAAGGGGACTTTGATGCCTCGTTAGATGCCGTCCAGGTGAAACGCCTCACCGATGTGTTGCTGGCTAGCCACGAAAAAACAGCGCAAATCGTCGATGCCCGTCCGGCACCACGGTTTAACGCGCAAGCGGATGAACCACGTCCTGGCCTGAAGCGCGGCCATATTCCCGGCGCACTCAACGTGCCGTGGGGCGATTTAGTCTTTGAAGGTGAACTGAAAACTACCGATGAGCTGGTCGAGATTTTTGAGCGTCAGGGTGTGAGTCTTCATCTGCCCATTATTGCCAGCTGTGGTTCCGGCGTGACGGCCTGCGTGGTGATTCTGGCGCTAGCGACGCTGGGTGTTTCAGACGTCACGCTTTATGACGGTGCCTGGAGCGAATGGGGTGCGCGCGACGACCTGCCGATTGAACCTACACCGTAA
- a CDS encoding MurR/RpiR family transcriptional regulator produces the protein MDNRLATLLTRGESLTRAEYRVLAHLTEHPLLVGNITVRELAQATFVSTATIMRLCQKLGFSGFSEFIWHCKQLLSDTPHIASQAQDLPQLPALFNQFIANYQLTFQWATQEKRQQFAALLREKESFFLYGAGFSYLFAEYLTKKLQVLGKTAFISGPGDSRNIFLSNAARYQVFIAVSRSGETEQVLDKARIAKNVGMTVVAFTRASANTLAGMADVHFALYDEAVHYAAEAAGVTSFESNLVLLMDLLLLEATG, from the coding sequence ATGGATAATCGCCTGGCAACGCTGCTAACGCGCGGGGAATCACTGACCCGCGCGGAGTATCGCGTCTTAGCGCATCTGACAGAACACCCGTTGCTGGTGGGCAATATCACAGTGCGCGAACTGGCGCAGGCGACGTTTGTCTCGACCGCGACCATCATGCGGCTGTGTCAAAAGCTGGGGTTTAGCGGTTTCAGCGAGTTTATCTGGCACTGTAAACAGCTACTTTCCGATACGCCGCATATTGCGTCGCAGGCTCAGGATTTGCCGCAACTCCCTGCCCTGTTTAATCAGTTTATCGCCAACTATCAGCTGACGTTTCAATGGGCCACGCAAGAGAAGCGACAGCAATTTGCAGCACTATTGCGCGAGAAAGAGAGCTTCTTTCTCTACGGCGCGGGCTTTTCGTATTTGTTTGCTGAATACCTGACCAAGAAATTGCAGGTGTTAGGCAAAACGGCGTTTATCTCCGGCCCCGGTGACAGTCGAAATATCTTTTTGAGCAACGCGGCGCGTTACCAGGTGTTTATCGCCGTTTCACGCAGCGGTGAAACGGAACAGGTGCTGGATAAAGCGCGGATTGCGAAAAATGTCGGCATGACGGTGGTCGCGTTTACGCGCGCGTCGGCGAATACCCTGGCGGGGATGGCGGATGTGCATTTTGCGCTGTATGACGAGGCGGTGCATTACGCTGCTGAAGCCGCAGGCGTGACGTCGTTTGAATCAAATCTGGTTTTGCTGATGGATTTATTGCTGCTGGAAGCGACGGGGTGA
- the sseB gene encoding enhanced serine sensitivity protein SseB, with product MSETKNELETLLEQAATEPAHRPAFFRTLLESTVWVPGTAAEGEQVVEDSALDLLHWEKDDGTSVIPFFTSLETLQEAVEDEQAFVVMPVRTLFEMTLGETLFLNAKLPTGKEFTPREISHLIGEEGNPLSTQEVLEGGETLLLSEVAEPPAQMIDSLTTLFKTIKPVKRAFLCSIKERADEQPILLIGIEADGEIEDIIQAAGSVATDTLPGDEPIDICRVVKGEKGISHFITEHITPFYERRWGGFLRDLKTNRIL from the coding sequence ATGTCCGAAACCAAAAACGAATTAGAAACTCTGCTGGAGCAAGCGGCGACTGAGCCAGCCCATCGTCCGGCATTTTTCCGCACACTGCTGGAATCCACGGTGTGGGTACCAGGCACGGCGGCGGAAGGCGAGCAGGTTGTTGAAGACAGCGCGCTGGATCTGCTGCACTGGGAAAAAGACGACGGCACCTCGGTGATCCCGTTCTTCACCTCCCTCGAAACCTTGCAGGAAGCGGTGGAAGACGAGCAGGCGTTCGTCGTGATGCCGGTGCGCACGCTCTTTGAGATGACGCTTGGCGAAACCCTGTTTCTCAATGCCAAACTGCCGACCGGTAAAGAGTTTACCCCGCGTGAAATCAGCCATCTCATCGGTGAAGAGGGCAATCCGCTGAGCACGCAAGAAGTGCTGGAAGGCGGCGAAACGCTGCTGCTGTCCGAAGTGGCAGAACCCCCGGCGCAGATGATTGACTCTTTAACCACGCTGTTCAAAACCATCAAGCCGGTCAAACGCGCGTTTCTGTGCTCTATCAAAGAGCGTGCCGACGAACAGCCGATTCTGCTGATCGGCATTGAAGCGGACGGTGAGATTGAAGACATTATTCAGGCGGCGGGAAGTGTGGCAACGGATACGTTGCCGGGCGATGAGCCGATTGATATTTGTCGGGTTGTGAAAGGTGAAAAGGGCATCAGCCACTTTATCACTGAACACATCACGCCGTTTTACGAACGTCGCTGGGGCGGATTCCTGCGCGATCTTAAAACCAACCGTATCCTCTAA
- the pepB gene encoding aminopeptidase PepB, producing MTEAMNITLSTQPADARWGEKATYSINNDGITLHLNGSDDLGLIQRAARKIDGLGIKHVTLAGEGWDTDRSWAFWAGYKGPKGTRKIEWANLDEAGQKELESRLMIIDWVRDTINAPAEELGPEQLAQRAVDLLCKAAGDKMSYRITKGEDLREQNYMGLHTVGRGSERPPVLLALDYNPTGDKQAPVYACLVGKGITFDTGGYSLKQSAFMDSMKSDMGGAATITGALAFAITRGLNKRVKLYLCCADNMVSGNAFKLGDIIRYRNGKNVEVMNTDAEGRLVLADGLIDASAQKPELIIDMATLTGAAKTALGNDYHALFTFDDKLASRLMASAAAENEPFWRLPLAEFHRSQLPSNFAELNNTASAAYPAGASTAAGFLSHFVENYHEGWLHIDCSATYRKAGVEQWSAGATGLGVRTIANLLTAE from the coding sequence ATGACCGAAGCGATGAATATTACGCTCTCTACCCAGCCTGCGGATGCGCGTTGGGGCGAAAAAGCCACCTACAGCATTAATAACGACGGCATCACCCTGCACCTGAACGGCAGCGATGATTTAGGTTTGATCCAGCGCGCCGCGCGCAAAATTGACGGCCTGGGTATTAAACACGTTACGTTGGCGGGCGAAGGCTGGGATACGGATCGCAGCTGGGCATTCTGGGCAGGTTACAAAGGCCCGAAAGGCACGCGTAAAATCGAGTGGGCAAACCTCGACGAAGCCGGTCAGAAAGAGCTGGAAAGCCGTCTGATGATCATCGACTGGGTGCGTGACACCATTAACGCTCCGGCGGAAGAGTTAGGTCCGGAACAGCTGGCGCAGCGCGCAGTGGATCTGCTGTGCAAAGCGGCAGGTGACAAAATGTCTTACCGCATCACCAAAGGCGAAGACCTGCGCGAGCAAAATTACATGGGCCTGCATACGGTTGGCCGTGGATCAGAGCGTCCGCCAGTGCTGTTGGCGCTGGATTACAACCCAACCGGCGACAAACAAGCGCCGGTCTACGCCTGTCTGGTCGGCAAAGGCATCACCTTCGATACCGGTGGCTACAGCCTGAAGCAGAGCGCGTTCATGGACTCAATGAAGTCCGATATGGGCGGCGCGGCGACCATTACCGGTGCGCTGGCCTTCGCTATCACCCGTGGTCTGAACAAGCGCGTGAAGCTGTACCTGTGCTGTGCAGACAACATGGTGAGCGGTAACGCGTTTAAGCTTGGCGATATCATTCGTTATCGTAACGGGAAAAACGTCGAAGTGATGAACACCGACGCCGAAGGCCGTCTGGTGCTGGCGGATGGCCTGATTGATGCGTCTGCGCAGAAACCAGAGCTGATCATTGATATGGCCACGCTGACCGGTGCGGCGAAAACTGCGCTAGGCAATGACTATCACGCGCTGTTCACCTTTGATGACAAACTGGCGAGCCGTCTGATGGCGAGCGCGGCGGCTGAGAACGAACCGTTCTGGCGTTTGCCGCTGGCTGAATTCCACCGTAGCCAGTTGCCGTCTAACTTTGCCGAGCTGAACAACACCGCGAGCGCGGCGTATCCAGCCGGTGCAAGCACCGCGGCAGGTTTCCTGTCCCACTTCGTTGAGAACTATCATGAAGGCTGGCTGCACATCGACTGCTCCGCAACTTACCGTAAAGCGGGCGTTGAGCAGTGGTCTGCGGGCGCAACCGGTTTGGGCGTACGCACCATTGCGAACCTTTTGACCGCAGAGTAA
- the iscX gene encoding Fe-S cluster assembly protein IscX, with the protein MGLKWTDSREIGEALYDANPDLDPKTVRFTDMHQWICDLEDFDDDPSASSEKILEAILLVWLDEAE; encoded by the coding sequence ATGGGACTGAAGTGGACTGATAGCCGCGAAATCGGCGAGGCGCTGTACGATGCCAATCCGGATCTCGATCCGAAGACCGTGCGATTCACCGATATGCACCAGTGGATCTGCGATCTGGAAGATTTTGATGACGATCCCAGCGCATCCAGTGAAAAAATTCTGGAGGCGATTCTGTTAGTCTGGTTAGATGAAGCAGAATAG
- the fdx gene encoding ISC system 2Fe-2S type ferredoxin, translated as MPKIVFLPHADLCPDGVVLEAETGETILDVALRNGIEVEHACEKSCACTTCHCVVREGFDSLAESTEDEDDMLDKAWGLEPDSRLSCQARVTDEDLVVEFPRYTINHAREH; from the coding sequence ATGCCAAAGATTGTTTTTTTGCCTCATGCGGACCTGTGTCCGGATGGCGTAGTTCTGGAAGCTGAGACCGGCGAAACCATTCTCGATGTTGCCCTGCGCAACGGTATCGAGGTGGAACACGCCTGTGAAAAATCCTGTGCCTGTACGACCTGCCACTGCGTTGTTCGTGAAGGTTTTGACTCCCTTGCGGAAAGCACGGAAGACGAAGATGACATGCTGGATAAGGCATGGGGTCTGGAGCCCGATAGCCGTTTGAGCTGTCAGGCGCGCGTCACCGATGAAGACCTGGTGGTCGAATTCCCTCGTTACACTATTAACCATGCCCGCGAGCATTAA
- the hscA gene encoding Fe-S protein assembly chaperone HscA, whose amino-acid sequence MALLQISEPGLSAAPHQRRLAVGIDLGTTNSLVATVRSGQAETLADAEGRHLLPSVVHYQQQGHSVGYDARTNAAKDPANTISSVKRMMGRSLVDIQQRYPHLPYQLQASENGLPMIATDAGLLNPIRVSADILKALAARATATLEGDLDGVVITVPAYFDDAQRQGTKDAARLAGLHVLRLLNEPTAAAIAYGLDSGQEGVIAVYDLGGGTFDISILRLSRGVFEVLATGGDSALGGDDFDHLLADYIREQAGIADRRDVRVQRELLDAAIDAKIALSDAQAVTVNVAGWQGEITRDQFNELIAALVKRTLLACRRALKDADVEASEVLEVVMVGGSTRVPLVRERVGEFFGRTPLTSIDPDKVVAIGAAIQADILVGNKPDSEMLLLDVIPLSLGLETMGGLVEKVIPRNTTIPVARAQEFTTFKDGQTAMSIHVMQGERELVQDCRSLARFALRGIPALPAGGAHIRVTFQVDADGLLNVTAMEKSTGVESSIQVKPSYGLTDSEIATMIQDSMSYAEQDVKARMLAEQKVEAARVLESLEGALTADAALLSAAERQVIDEATAHLRIVAAENDADAIEQAIKNVDKETQDFAARRMDKSVRVALKGQSVDEV is encoded by the coding sequence ATGGCCTTATTACAAATTAGTGAGCCTGGCTTAAGCGCCGCACCCCACCAGCGTCGTCTGGCGGTGGGCATTGACTTAGGCACCACCAATTCCCTCGTGGCGACCGTTCGTAGCGGCCAGGCTGAAACGCTGGCAGACGCCGAAGGGCGTCATTTGCTACCCTCCGTCGTCCACTACCAACAGCAGGGCCACTCGGTGGGATATGACGCGCGCACCAACGCGGCGAAAGATCCTGCCAACACCATCAGCTCCGTTAAACGCATGATGGGCCGCTCGCTGGTGGATATTCAACAACGCTATCCGCATCTGCCGTATCAACTCCAGGCGAGTGAAAACGGCCTGCCGATGATTGCCACCGATGCCGGACTGCTGAATCCGATTCGCGTTTCTGCCGATATCCTGAAAGCCCTCGCTGCGCGCGCTACCGCGACGCTTGAAGGCGATCTCGATGGCGTCGTGATCACCGTCCCCGCGTATTTTGATGATGCACAGCGTCAGGGCACCAAAGACGCCGCGCGTCTGGCGGGCCTACACGTATTGCGTCTGCTGAATGAACCGACGGCTGCGGCAATCGCCTACGGTCTGGATTCCGGTCAGGAAGGCGTCATTGCCGTGTACGATCTCGGCGGCGGGACGTTTGATATTTCCATTCTGCGCTTAAGCCGTGGCGTGTTTGAGGTGCTGGCGACCGGCGGTGATTCTGCGCTGGGCGGCGATGACTTCGACCATCTGCTAGCGGATTATATTCGCGAGCAGGCGGGTATTGCCGATCGTCGCGATGTCCGCGTACAGCGTGAACTGCTGGATGCCGCCATTGACGCGAAAATCGCGCTCAGCGATGCCCAGGCGGTGACCGTGAATGTGGCGGGCTGGCAGGGTGAAATCACGCGCGATCAGTTCAATGAACTGATTGCCGCGCTGGTTAAACGCACGCTGCTGGCGTGTCGTCGTGCGCTGAAAGATGCGGATGTCGAAGCCAGCGAAGTGCTTGAAGTGGTGATGGTTGGCGGTTCGACCCGCGTGCCGCTGGTGCGTGAGCGCGTGGGTGAATTCTTTGGCCGCACGCCGCTGACGTCTATCGACCCGGATAAAGTCGTGGCAATTGGCGCGGCGATCCAGGCTGATATTCTGGTCGGCAACAAGCCGGACAGCGAAATGCTGTTGCTGGACGTCATTCCGCTTTCCCTTGGTTTAGAAACCATGGGCGGCCTGGTCGAGAAAGTGATCCCGCGTAACACCACCATTCCGGTGGCGCGCGCGCAGGAATTTACCACCTTCAAAGACGGCCAAACTGCGATGTCCATCCACGTGATGCAGGGCGAGCGCGAGCTGGTTCAGGATTGCCGTTCGCTGGCGCGTTTTGCGCTGCGGGGTATTCCTGCATTGCCTGCGGGCGGGGCGCATATCCGCGTCACTTTCCAGGTCGATGCGGACGGTTTGCTGAACGTCACGGCGATGGAAAAATCGACCGGTGTCGAATCGTCTATTCAGGTAAAACCGTCTTACGGTTTAACGGATAGCGAAATCGCCACCATGATTCAGGATTCAATGAGCTATGCCGAACAGGACGTGAAAGCGCGCATGCTGGCGGAACAAAAAGTGGAAGCCGCACGCGTACTGGAAAGTCTTGAAGGCGCACTCACTGCTGATGCCGCGCTGCTCAGCGCCGCAGAGCGTCAGGTGATTGATGAGGCAACGGCCCATTTACGGATCGTTGCTGCTGAAAATGACGCTGACGCAATAGAACAAGCGATTAAAAACGTTGATAAAGAAACCCAGGACTTCGCCGCTCGCCGCATGGACAAATCTGTCCGTGTCGCGCTGAAAGGCCAGTCCGTGGACGAGGTTTAA
- the hscB gene encoding co-chaperone HscB: MDYFTLFGLPAQYSIDLPALTIRFQDLQRQFHPDKFASGTPAEQLAAVSQSATINQAWQTLRNPLARAEYLLSLHGFDLTSEQHTVRDTAFLMEQLELREELDEIDQAKDEARLESFIKRVKGMFDSRHQQMVEQLNNETWDVAADSVRKLRFLDKLRSSAEQLEEKLLDF, translated from the coding sequence ATGGATTATTTCACCCTCTTTGGGTTGCCCGCCCAGTATTCGATTGATCTTCCCGCGCTGACGATCCGTTTTCAGGATTTGCAACGTCAATTCCATCCGGATAAATTCGCCAGCGGTACCCCGGCGGAGCAACTGGCGGCTGTATCACAGTCTGCAACCATCAATCAGGCGTGGCAAACTCTGCGTAACCCGTTGGCTCGCGCGGAGTATCTGCTTTCCCTGCACGGTTTTGATCTGACGAGCGAACAGCATACCGTACGTGACACCGCGTTCCTGATGGAACAGCTGGAGCTGCGTGAGGAGCTGGATGAAATCGATCAGGCGAAAGACGAAGCGCGTCTGGAAAGCTTCATCAAGCGAGTTAAGGGTATGTTCGATTCCCGCCATCAGCAGATGGTTGAACAACTGAATAACGAGACGTGGGACGTGGCCGCAGACTCTGTGCGCAAGCTGCGTTTTCTCGATAAACTACGAAGCAGCGCTGAACAACTCGAAGAAAAACTGCTCGATTTTTAA
- the iscA gene encoding iron-sulfur cluster assembly protein IscA, giving the protein MSITLSDSAAARVSSFLENRGKGYGLRLGVRTSGCSGMAYVLEFVDEPATDDTVFEDKGVKVVIDGKSLQFLDGTQLDFVKEGLNEGFKFTNPNVKDECGCGESFHV; this is encoded by the coding sequence ATGTCGATTACCCTTAGCGACAGCGCTGCCGCGCGAGTAAGCTCCTTTCTGGAGAACCGTGGTAAAGGCTATGGCCTGCGACTGGGCGTACGTACCTCCGGCTGTTCCGGTATGGCTTATGTACTGGAATTTGTGGACGAACCGGCGACGGATGACACCGTGTTTGAAGACAAAGGCGTGAAGGTAGTGATCGATGGCAAGAGCTTGCAATTCCTCGACGGCACTCAGTTGGACTTCGTCAAAGAAGGCCTGAACGAAGGGTTTAAATTCACCAACCCGAACGTTAAAGATGAGTGCGGTTGCGGCGAAAGCTTCCACGTATAG
- the iscU gene encoding Fe-S cluster assembly scaffold IscU — protein sequence MAYSEKVIDHYENPRNVGSFDNSDESVGSGMVGAPACGDVMKLQIKVNNEGIIEDARFKTYGCGSAIASSSLVTEWVKGKSLDEAQAIKNTDIADELELPPVKIHCSILAEDAIKAAIADYKSKREAK from the coding sequence ATGGCATACAGCGAAAAAGTTATTGATCATTACGAGAACCCACGCAACGTTGGCTCTTTCGACAACAGCGACGAGAGCGTAGGCAGCGGCATGGTTGGCGCGCCAGCGTGTGGCGACGTGATGAAGTTGCAGATCAAAGTCAACAATGAAGGTATCATTGAAGACGCACGTTTCAAGACTTACGGTTGCGGCTCTGCAATCGCGTCCAGCTCCCTCGTAACCGAGTGGGTGAAGGGCAAGTCTCTGGACGAAGCACAGGCAATTAAAAATACCGATATTGCTGACGAACTCGAACTGCCACCCGTGAAAATTCACTGCTCTATCCTGGCAGAAGACGCGATTAAAGCCGCTATTGCGGACTACAAAAGCAAACGTGAAGCAAAATAA